A window of SAR202 cluster bacterium genomic DNA:
TGGTTATCCCGGTCCTGAACGAGGAGAAGGACCTGCCTCCAAGCATCGCAAAGCTGCACGGCTTCATGGAGCAGGCTTTTCCGGGCCGCGATTGGCGCATCACGGTCATGGACAACGGGTCGACGGACTCCACGCCTGATGTCGCTACGCGGCTGTCCAGCGAGTTCAACAATGTGGGCTGGGTGCGCATGGAGCAGCGCGGGCGCGGTCGCGCGGTGAAGCGGCGCTGGCTGGAGAGCAAGGCCGACATTGTCAGCTACATGGACGTTGACCTCTCCACCGACCTCAACCATTTCCCTCAGCTTGTTGGGGCGATCGAGCATGACGGCGCGGATATCGCCATTGGCTCGCGCCTGATGAAGGGTTCGAAAGTGATCAACCGGCCTCCTCACCGCGAGGTCACGGCGCGGGGATACAGCACCATCTTCCGGGTGACTTTCCTGACAAAGTTCCACGATGCGCAGTGCGGCTTCAAAGCCATATCCCGTAAAGCGGCGGACGAGCTCCTTCCACTCGTGCAGGACACCGGGTGGTTCTTCGACACGGAGCTTCTGATCATCGCCGAGAAGAACCGGTACACGATCAAAGAAGTCCCTGTGAAATGGACGGACGATCCCGACAGTCGCGTCAAGATCATCAAGACTGCAATCTACGACCTCAAGGGCCTCGCACGACTCAAATTCGGTGGGCTGAAGCGCGCTTCACGCGCCCTGAAGGCTGGCAAGGGCGCCGGCGCCACGCGCATGGCGCCGAGCTAGGCGCAGGCCGGTAAGCGCCCACCATCTCCATGACAATACCGCATGCCTGATCGCGTACTTTTCGTCGCCTACACCGCAGACTGGACCGGCCCATCCAACAGCCTCCTCCTACTCATTCGCCATCTGGGCAAGCGGGTAGACCCGCTTGTAGTGATGCCGGGCGAGGGACTGCTCGCCGAAGCTCTTCGCGCGGAGAGAATACCTTACGTTTCGGTCAAGTCCCTGGGCACCGCGTCCATACCGGGGCTGCGCAGGCTGATCAAGCGACGAGGTATCGAGCTGGTCTACGCTAACACCGCCAGCCGCGTATCGCGTAATGCGCTCGTGGCCTCCCGGCTGGCCGGAAGGCCGTTTATCTGCCATG
This region includes:
- a CDS encoding glycosyltransferase family 2 protein → MPASIEVVIPVLNEEKDLPPSIAKLHGFMEQAFPGRDWRITVMDNGSTDSTPDVATRLSSEFNNVGWVRMEQRGRGRAVKRRWLESKADIVSYMDVDLSTDLNHFPQLVGAIEHDGADIAIGSRLMKGSKVINRPPHREVTARGYSTIFRVTFLTKFHDAQCGFKAISRKAADELLPLVQDTGWFFDTELLIIAEKNRYTIKEVPVKWTDDPDSRVKIIKTAIYDLKGLARLKFGGLKRASRALKAGKGAGATRMAPS